A genomic segment from Schistocerca piceifrons isolate TAMUIC-IGC-003096 chromosome 4, iqSchPice1.1, whole genome shotgun sequence encodes:
- the LOC124796257 gene encoding ATP synthase-coupling factor 6, mitochondrial → MLTSHFLQRSKKAIPLLLRRNFGIVAPALQKATDPIQQLFIDKVRDYAKRSQAAGGKLVDMTPEIEREWKAELEKVAKQFGGKPGEDMTKFPAFKFTDPKIDPINMS, encoded by the exons ATGCTCACATCTCATTTTCTGCAGCGTTCAAAGAAAGCCATCCCCCTTCTGCTTCGGCGCAATTTTGGTATAGTTGCACCTGCCCTCCAGAAGGCTACAGATCCGATTCAGCAGTTATTCATCGATAAAGTTAGAGATTATGCCAAGAGAAGCCA GGCAGCAGGAGGAAAATTAGTGGATATGACTCCTGAAATAGAACGTGAATGGAAAGCAGAACTGGAAAAGGTAGCAAAGCAGTTTGGTGGCAAGCCTGGTGAAGATATGACAAAATTCCCAGCTTTCAAGTTCACAG atCCAAAGATTGATCCTATCAACATGTCCTAA